Within the Oncorhynchus kisutch isolate 150728-3 linkage group LG13, Okis_V2, whole genome shotgun sequence genome, the region AAAACATCAaatatacagtgtagacattgttaatgttgtaaattactattgtagctggaaacggcagaccAAAATGTTAAATTTTTttcaatggaatatctacataggtgtacggaggcctattatcagcatccatcactcatgtgttccaatggcacgttgtgttacctaatccaaatttatcattttaaaaaggctaattgatcattagaaaacccttttgcaattatgttagcacatctgaaaactgttgttctgattaaagaagcaataaaactggccttctttagactagttgagtatctggagcatcagcatttgtgggttcgattcttgttctgaaaaatgaaggctattccatgtgagaaattgccatgaAATGGAAGATCTCGTActacactgtgtactactcccttcacagaacagcgcacaCTGGCTTTAAcctgaatagaaagagtgggaggccccggtgcacaactgagaagaggacaagtaaaagtaaaagtccctttttcaggaccccgtctttcaaagataattcataaaaatccaaataactttacagatcttcattgtagagggtttaaacactgtttcccatgcttgttcaatgaaccataaacaatgaaggaacatgcacctgtggaacggtccttaagacactaacagcttacagacagtaggcaattaaggtcacagttatgaaaacttaggacactaaagaggcttttctactgactctggaaaaacaccaaaagaaagatgctcagggtccctgctcatctgtgtgaacgtgccttaggcaagctgcaaggaggcatgaggactgcagacgtggccagggcaatacatttcaatgtccgtactgtgagacgcctaagacagcgctacagagagacaggacggacagctgatcgtcctctcagtggcagaccacgtgtaacaacacctgcacaggatcggtacatccaaacatcacacctgggggacaggtacaggatggcaacaacaactgcccgagttacaccaggaacgcacaattcctccatcagtgctcagactgtccacaataggctgagagaggctggactgagggcttgtaggtctgttgtaaggcaggtcctcaccagacatcaccggcaacaacgtcacctatgggcacaaagtcaatgtcgctggaccagacaggactggcaaaaagtgctcttcactgacgagtcgcggttttgcctcgccagggatgatggtcggatttgcgtttattgtcgaaggaatgagcgttacaccgaggcctgtactctggagcaggatcgatttggaggtggagggtccgtcatggaaTGGGGCGGTGtctcatcggactgagcttgttgtcattgcaggcaatctcaacactgctttacagggaagacatcctcctccctcatgtggtacccttcctgcaggctcatcctgacatgaccctccagcatgacaatgccaccagccatacagctcattctgtgcatgatttcctgcaagacaggaatgtcagtgttctgccatggccagcaaagagcccggatctcaatcccattgagcacgtctgggacctgttggattggagggtgagggctagggccattccccccaggaaTGGCCGGGAACTTGTAGGTAcctggtggaagagtgggggtaacatctcacagcaagaactggcaaatctggtgcactccatgaggaggagatgcactgcagtacttaatgcagctggtggccacaccagatactgactgttacttttgattttgacccaccctttgttcagggacacattattctattagtcacatgtctgtggaacatgttcagtttgtctcagttgttgaatcttgtaaatatttgtatgaacacatgttaagtttgctgaaaataaacacagctctgtgtgtgtccctcgtgctctgtgtgtgtccctcgtgctctgtgtgtgtccctcgtgctctgtgtgtgtccctcgtgctctgtgtgtgtgtgtccctcgtgctctgtgtgtgtccctcgtgctctgtgtgtgtgtccctcgtgctctgtgtgtgtgtccctcgcgctctgtgtgtgtgtgtccctcgtgctctgtgtgtgtgtgtccctcgtgctctgtgtgtgtgtgtccctcgtgctctgtgtgtgtgtgtccctcgtgctctgtgtgtgtgtgtccctcgtgctctgtgtgtgtgtgtccctcgtgctctgtgtgtgtccctcgtgctctgtgtgtgtccctcgtgctctgtgtgtgtgtccctcgtgctctgtgtgtgtccctcgtgctctgtgtgtgtgtccctcgtgctctgtgtgtgtgtccctcgtgctctgtgtgtgtgtccctcgtgctctgtgtgtgtgtccctcgtgctctgtgtgtgtgtccctcgtgctctgtgtgtgtccctcgtgctctgtgtgtgtgtccctcgtgctctgtgtgtgtgtgtccctcgtgctctgtgtgtgtgtccctcgtgctctgtgtgtgtgtgtccctcgtgctctgtgtgtgtgtccctcgtgctctgtgtgtgtgtccctcgtgctctgtgtgtgtgtccctcgtgctctgtgtgtgtgtccctcgtgctctgtgtgtgtgtccctcgtgctctgtgtgtgtgtccctcgtgctctgtgtgtgtgtccctcgtgctctgtgtgtgtgtccctcgtgctctgtgtgtgtgtccctcgtgctctgtgtgtgtgtccctcgtgctctgtgtgtgtgtgtccctcgtgctctgtgtgtgtgtgtccctcgtgctctgtgtgtgtgtgtccctcgtgctctgtgtgtgtgtgtcccctcgtgctctgtgtgtgtgtgtccctcgcgctctgtgtgtgtgtggtccctcgcgctctgtgtgtgtgtgtccctcgcgctctgtgtgtgtgtgtgtgtgtgtgtccctcgcgctctgtgtgtgtgtgtgtgtgtccctcgcgctctgtgtgtgtgtgtgtccctcgcgctctgtgtgtgtgtgtgtgtccctcgcgctctgtgtgtgtgtgtgtgtccctcgcgctctgtgtgtgtgtgtgtgtccctcgcgctctgtgtgtgtggtgtgttccctcgcgctctgtgtgtgtgtcctggctctgtgtgtgtcccctcgcgctctgtgtgtgtgtccctcgtgctctgtgtgtgtgtgtgtgtccctcgcgctctgtgtgtgtgtgtgtccctcgcgctctgtgtgtgtgtgtgtgtgtgtgtccctcgcgctctgtgtgtgtgtgtgtgtccctcgcgctctgtgtgtgtgtgtgtccctcgcgctctgtgtgtgtgtgtgtccctcgcgctctgtgtgtgtgtgtgtgtgtccctcgcgctctgtgtgtgtgtgtgtgtgtgtgtgtccctcgcgctctgtgtgtgtgtgtgtgtgtgtgtgtccctcgcgctctgtgtgtgtgtgtgtgtgtgtgtgtccctcgcgctctgtgtgtgtgtgtgtgtgtccctcgcgctctgtgtgtgtgtccctcgcgctctgtgtgtgtgtgtgtgtgtgtgtccctcgcgctctgtgtgtgtgtgtgtgtgtccctcgcgctctgtgtgtgtgtgtgtgtgtccctcgcgctctgtgtgtgtgtgtgtgtccctcgcgctctgtgtgtgtgtgtgtgtccctcgcgctctgtgtgtgtgtgtccctcgcgctctgtgtgtgtgtgtgtgtgtgtccctcgcgctctgtgtgtgtgtgtgtgtccccctcgcgctctgtgtgtgtccgtcgcgctctgtgtgtgtgtgtgtccccctcgcgctctgtgtgtgtccccctcgcgctctgtgtgtgtgtgtgtgtgtgtgtgtgtgtgtccctcgcgctctgtgtgtgtgtgtgtgtgtgtgtgtgtccctcgtgctctgtgtgtgtgtgtgtgtccctcgcgctctgtgtgtgtccctcgcgctctgtgtgtgtgtccctcgcgctctgtgtgtgtgtccctcgcgctctgtgtgtgtgtccctcgcgctctgtgtgtgtgtccctcgcgctctgtgtgtgtgtgtgtgtgtgtccccctcgcgctctgtgtgtgtccccctcgcgctctgtgtgtgtgtgtgtccctcgcactctgtgtgtgtgtgtgtccctcgcgctctgtctgtgtgtgtgtgtgtgtgtgtccctcgcgctctgtgtgtgtgtgtccctcgcgctctgtgtgtgtgtgtccctcgcgctctgtgtgtgtgtccctcgcgctctgtgtgtgtgtgtgtcccttgcgctctgtgtgtgtgtgtgtgtgtgtccctcgctccctgtgtgtgtgtgtgtgtccccctcgcgctctgtgtgtgtccctcgcgctctgtgtgtgtgtgtgtccctcgcgctctgtgtgtgtgtgtgtccctcgcactctgtgtgtgtgtgtgtccctcgcgctctgtctgtgtgtgtgtgtgtgtgtccctcgcgctctgtgtgtgtgtgtccctcgcgctctgtgtgtgtgtgtccctcgcgctctgtgtgtgtgtgtccctcgcgctctgtgtgtgtgtgtccctcgcgctctgtgtgtgtgtcccttgcgctctgtgtgtgtgtgtgtgtgtccctcgctccctgtgtgtgtgtgtgtgtgtccctcgctccctgtgtgtgtgtgtctgtgtgtgtgtccctcgcgctctgtgtgtgtgtccctcgcgctctgtgtgtgtgtccctcgcgctgtgtgtgtgtgtgtgtgtgtgtgtgtgtgtgtgtgtgtctgtgtgtgtgtccctcgcgctctgtgtgtgtgtgtgtgtgtgtgtccctcgctGTACTGAACACGATtctctctctagtgggttgttctacACTATATTTACAGACTCTCTTGACCAGTCTGTCACTGTACTGAAcacgattctctctctctctctctctagtgggttgttctacACTATATTTACGGACTCTCTGAAGTGTAACCTGAATGCCATCAGTCTGGACCCCAAGGTGGACCCCGAGGGGTTTGCCATCCTCCTGGAGTTCATGTACACCTCTAGACTGACGCTGAAGGAGAGTATGATCATGGCGATCATGAACACAGCCATCTACCTACAGATGGATCACGTTGTGGACACCTGCCACAGATTCATCAAATCCAGGTatttgggtggtggtgggggggggggggggggggtgatataaGAAGGAAGACTCAACTTATAATCAAATTGTATATGTCACATGCCTTTGTGaagaacaggtgtagacgaacagtgaaaAGCAGATAATAAAACCAGTAATAACTTGAGGTGTAAAGATACACAAGGAGTGATGTTAACGTggctagatagatagatatacacGGTTTTACCAGTAAGATCACCGGCTGGGTGTCGTGAAATGAAAACAACATCGATGTTCTGTGGTCGGAGGCGATAAGATGGCCGCCGGCCCTGCACCCTTACGTTGGTCTGTCTTTCTCACTCGATTAAGAAGACATTTCTATTTGCAAATGAGGACCTGTCAAGAGACGTGCACAGCAGAGAAATACATTGGTGTAGTTTGTTGTGGACAGGAATGTAGCATATGTTTCTGGTATCCATCTGCCTTGTTCAGGTTCTGTcgtctcactcttctccctctttctcttcaggGACCCTGGCCAGGTCAACAAGCTGCCCAGAGATGAGTTCTTGGTCAGCCCCTTGCTTTTACCTCAGGGCGTCCATGCATACCGGCCCCACGATGTGGTCGACAACCTGCCCGGCCGGGTCGGCCCCTTCAGAGACGGGAGGCCCTACGCCTCCAGCATGTTCAACGGGGTCAATTCCCCCAGCAACTACCACCTCTACGGTCAGTTCCCTGTCCAGgggttccctttccctctctgcaAGCTGACAGACGCCAAAAATAACTTCGCTGACTTCTCTAAAGGCGGGATCCACCACAAGCACTGTTCCCCCCCGGACACGGGCAGCACCATGAGGGTTGATTACAGCCGAGCGGTGAGCGGGGGCTCGGCCAGCATACACCATACAGCCAGCTACGTCTCCTCCAGGGACGAGGAGATGAGGAAGGAGAGCCATGAGGGAGGGGTCAGCCAGGCTGGTGGGGTGGGAGGCTCCAGGAAGAGAGCGTTTGCCACGGCGGGCCACAAGCAGCAGATAGTGGTTCTGGGTAAGGAGCACGGTCCTCAGACGACAGAGGAAGACACGAGCCAGCAGCACTACCCTCTGGGGATCTCCTCAGCTGGACGGAAGGGCTTGATGAGTAGCCCTCAGAGCCCGCTCAAATCTGACTGCCAGCCTAACTCCCCCACCGAGTCCAGCAGCAGTAAGAACGcaggtctctccctctcccaggccGGCCGGTGTGGTGCCCTGCCCCTACAGGGCAGCCAGGATCCCAAGGCACGCAACTGGAAGAAATACAAGTTCATAGTTCTGAACCAGAGCGCCACCAAGGAGGAGGATACTGGGCCGCAGGAGGTGGTGGTCCCCTCCCCCCAGCCCTCTGACTCAGAGCACCTGGACACGCAGGCCAACGCCAACATCAGCGAGCACGGAGAGGATCTGCTTGTTCCACAGGCCTCCCGActcaacaacatcatcaacagGTAAAGTCTACAGGCACACTGGACGAATCAAACACTAAACTACAACTCTAGCATAAACGCTTGATTGTTCCCATggtgatggggggaggggggggtagtgTCGGACTTTACGGCTTTATCTAGTTGAGATGCTTTTGTTTTCCCTTTCATGAATTGAAAAGTGTTATTGATGCATTTTAAAGAAATATAGAATAAAATTGCCATCAAAAGTATTGCTCAATGAAACTCTCCGCAGTGTCCGCCATCCAGCCCATTTCAAACATTCCTAAAGCTTTTTCTACCATCACGGCAGGACCCGAGACGACTGCCTTCCGACTGTCGCCTCTgtagcctctttctctctctgcccccttgTCTTGTGGCTGTATTGTTGTGTGCGGAGGAATGATGTCTGACACACAACCGTTTGTATCTCCAGAGCTCTGGAGGGATCACAGAGGAGCTCTAACAAccactcctctctctacatcAGCCACTTAAAGTGCACCTCCTGTGGTGCCCCGCCCCCGCAGCACTCTGAAGTGTGTCCCAACACCCCGGCTTCCTGTTTAGCGGAGGACATGATGTCAGAGTTACACTCTGAGTACTCAGACTCCAGCTGTGGTGAGTATGtaatggatgtgaaacggctagcttagttagcggtggtacacGCAGCTTTTTAAAACGCCGAAATGAggcgcaaatggcaccctatctagtgcactacttttcagcagagccctattccctatctagtgcactacttttcagcagagccctattccctatctagtgcactacttttcagcagagccctatatagggaaactagtgcactacttttcagcagagccctatataggggaaactagtgcactacttttcagcaGAGCCCTATATCGGggaaactagtgcactacttttcagcaGAGCCCTATATCGGGGAAACGAGTGCACTACCTTTCAGCAGAGCCCTATATCGggtaaactagtgcactacttttcagcaGAGCCCTATATCGggtaaactagtgcactacttttcagcaGAGCCCTATATCGGggaaactagtgcactacttttcagcaGAGCCCTATATCGGggaaactagtgcactacttttcagcaGAGCCCTATATCAGGGAAACTAGTGTACTACCGATGCGTTGTCTTAGTGTGACCCTggttctcacagcaggaaaataatcccgcagcaacaggatttatgtggattataattaaatgGACATGTCTGGAGGGTTTAACAAATGTTTTCATTAGGTCAAGtctgacatttaaaaaataaaataaaaagtagaaATGACAAACATTAGAAGCTTTTTTAAACCTTTAAATTACTCTACAATTTGTATTTTGTTTCTGCTTTTGGGAAAAATACTACGAGTCGTaacagtgatcaaattaagatgaCAGATCTGAATGTAAGGAATAGGAAGGCCGTTTGTGGAGGCAGACATGAACCCCTCCCGGGCAGCGGGAAGCTTAGCTGCTTGTTGCTTTTATACATAACACTTTCTTCATCACGATTTGAAGCGCCACTAAATCTTGACGTATTCATTAGTTTGACCTCACGCTTCTCCTTTACAGAAAATGGGACGTTCTTTTGTAACGAATGCGACtccaagtttgctgacgacggAGCCCTGAAACTCCACATGCTGCAGACCCACAGTGATAAGCCATACAAGTGCGACCGCTGTCAAGCTGTTTTCCGCTACAAAGGAAACCTCGCCAGCCACAAGACAGTCCACACCGGTACATCCGAAGCAATAATAAAACACACGTTAACTGCTCTGCCCACTAAATTCGGTAACTGGCTAACCAGTTTGTTCTGtgggttttttgtttgttgttgttgtatgttgTTGCGTTGCAGGAGAAAAGCCGTATCGCTGCAACATCTGTGGTGCTCAGTTCAACAGACCAGCTAACCTCAAGACCCACACTCGTATTCACTCAGGAGAAAAGCCATACAGATGTGAGACATGTGGAGCTCGATTCGTGCAGGTGAGCCGAGTCCCCCCTCTCTTTTCAACGGAGGGCTAGTCTTGGGGGGTAATACCATCGCTATGCTCTATGCTGCACATCACccatttctgccccccccccccccccccccccccccccccatttcttcCATCATCATAGTCTTCGTAAAGTACAACTCACCACCACACAGACCCAGTTGtctcataatgttgttatggtcagGTTGCCCATCTCCGTGCCCATGTGCTGATCCACACCGGGGAGAAGCCATACCCGTGTGAGATCTGTGGAACGCGCTTCCGTCACCTGCAGACGCTGAAGAGTCACCtgcgcatacacacaggagaaaagccctaTCATGTAAGTAGAATGACACCATTATATATGCACCCAATCTACAGTAAATACACCCTATGTAAGTAGAATGACACCATTATATATGCACCCTATCATGTAAGTAGAATGACACATTACATATATACACTATGTAAGTAGAATGACaccattatacagtatatacaccctACTTAAGTAGAATGACACCATGATACAGTATATAAACCCTACGTAAGTAGAATGACACCATTATATACACCCTACATAAGTAGAATgacaccattatatatacaccCTATGTAAGTAGaatgacaccattctatatacaccCTATGTAAGTAGaatgacaccattctatatacaccCTATGTAAGTAGATTgacaccattatatatacaccCTACGTAAGTAGATTgacaccattatatatacaccCTACGTAAGTAGATTgacaccattatatatacaccCTATGTAAGTAGAATgacaccattatatatacaccCTACGTAAGTAGAATGACACCATTATATACACACCCTATGTAAGTAGAATgacaccattatatatacaccCTACGTAAGTAGAATgacaccattatatatacaccCTATGTAAGTAGAATgacaccattatatatacaccCTACGTAAGTAGAATgacaccattatatatacaccCTACGTAAGTAGAATgacaccattatatatacaccCTACGTAAGTAGAATgacaccattatatatacaccCTACGTAAGTTGAATgacaccattatatatacaccCTACGTAAGTAGAATgacaccattatatatacaccCTACGTAAGTAGAATgacaccattatatatacaccCTACGTAAGTAGAATgacaccattatatatacaccCTATGTAAGTACACCAACTATACAATCCAACATGATCTATCAGTCAGtgtcattgatgtatacactgaAATGTAGGTGTTAAACCATGTAGATTGGAGACATAAAACTCACCTTGCTTTTCTTTTTTTCAGTGTGAGAAATGCAACTTGCACTTTCGCCACAAGAGTCAGCTTCGATTGCACCTCAGACAGAAACACGGTGCGATTACCAACACCAAGATCCAGTACCGCACGTCCACCACAGAGCTGCCAACAGACTCGTCCAAGGCGTGCTGAActggcgggggggggggcggacgacgacgacgacgacgcCAATCTTGACCATGGCATTGAAAACACCCCAATGTATACAAATCATCCCAAAAATTGTAGTGCCACACTGTGTTGTTTCAGAGGGTGATTCATGAATACGGCCAGTGTACGCCGTTCCTAACGGGTCTCCTCTAAAAGAAACATAGAACCTCTCAGTCCATTTGTTTCTTTATATTAGTATGTCTCTTTTAATTTAGTTAAAATGTTTAAGCTTTAGaggaatataaaaaaataaaacaaaagtttattttgtTGGAGGAAAAAGCACGGAATGTAAACATAAGGATACGGTATTTTATAGCAAATAACTTTACTGAAAGTATTGACATTTTGATTTGAAGGGGGTTAACAGTATATTTTAAAGATAAATTGTATTTATCCTGGCTGTATAAGATATTGAATTGTCTATAGATTTTATATATTGATGTACATGTTATACCATGTAGACCTGCCCCCTTTCATgtgaaaggaaaaaaaaaaaaaagtgtttttgtttgttttttggggggggggactctTAATAATGACTACTGCTCTCGTAGGAAGACAAACTGATGCATGATGAGGCATAGGTATGTTACTACCGTTGCCAATAGTTACCAATCCATGAAGCGGGCAACTGCAGTCATAAATATTGTGACCTACTGTGTAATTAACTAACTATATCCAACTGGGTTGCTCTCTGCTGGCAGAACCAATCTAgtatttaaaatgttttaaaaaatatatgcatTTCAAGGTACTGCTTTGGGTATGAACCAAGAAGATATTTTTGATTCAACATGTATTTGTATGGATGTGTTATAGTTTATTGTTTTAAGTGAACGTTCCCAGTTGTCATTGTACTAGAAGCTACAGTAAAACAGGTGTATCAGATGTTGTTTGTACATACACTGTGTACTGAAGGTGCCTTCTCTATGGTGACTGAATTCATTTCCATTCAGCCCAGTTTCTGTTTATATGAAAAGGTACAACTCAAGGACAGCACTAGTAAGTCCTAGTTTTTATTTCGG harbors:
- the LOC109882020 gene encoding B-cell lymphoma 6 protein homolog isoform X2 yields the protein MQEVSRKAIPELDKMACAADSCIQFTRHASDVLLNLNRLRSRDILTDVTILVNRQQFRAHKTVLMACSGLFYTIFTDSLKCNLNAISLDPKVDPEGFAILLEFMYTSRLTLKESMIMAIMNTAIYLQMDHVVDTCHRFIKSRDPGQVNKLPRDEFLVSPLLLPQGVHAYRPHDVVDNLPGRVGPFRDGRPYASSMFNGVNSPSNYHLYGQFPVQGFPFPLCKLTDAKNNFADFSKGGIHHKHCSPPDTGSTMRVDYSRAVSGGSASIHHTASYVSSRDEEMRKESHEGGVSQAGGVGGSRKRAFATAGHKQQIVVLGKEHGPQTTEEDTSQQHYPLGISSAGRKGLMSSPQSPLKSDCQPNSPTESSSSKNAGLSLSQAGRCGALPLQGSQDPKARNWKKYKFIVLNQSATKEEDTGPQEVVVPSPQPSDSEHLDTQANANISEHGEDLLVPQASRLNNIINSHLKCTSCGAPPPQHSEVCPNTPASCLAEDMMSELHSEYSDSSCENGTFFCNECDSKFADDGALKLHMLQTHSDKPYKCDRCQAVFRYKGNLASHKTVHTGEKPYRCNICGAQFNRPANLKTHTRIHSGEKPYRCETCGARFVQVAHLRAHVLIHTGEKPYPCEICGTRFRHLQTLKSHLRIHTGEKPYHCEKCNLHFRHKSQLRLHLRQKHGAITNTKIQYRTSTTELPTDSSKAC
- the LOC109882020 gene encoding B-cell lymphoma 6 protein homolog isoform X1 yields the protein MQEVSRKAIPELDKMACAADSCIQFTRHASDVLLNLNRLRSRDILTDVTILVNRQQFRAHKTVLMACSGLFYTIFTDSLKCNLNAISLDPKVDPEGFAILLEFMYTSRLTLKESMIMAIMNTAIYLQMDHVVDTCHRFIKSRDPGQVNKLPRDEFLVSPLLLPQGVHAYRPHDVVDNLPGRVGPFRDGRPYASSMFNGVNSPSNYHLYGQFPVQGFPFPLCKLTDAKNNFADFSKGGIHHKHCSPPDTGSTMRVDYSRAVSGGSASIHHTASYVSSRDEEMRKESHEGGVSQAGGVGGSRKRAFATAGHKQQIVVLGKEHGPQTTEEDTSQQHYPLGISSAGRKGLMSSPQSPLKSDCQPNSPTESSSSKNAGLSLSQAGRCGALPLQGSQDPKARNWKKYKFIVLNQSATKEEDTGPQEVVVPSPQPSDSEHLDTQANANISEHGEDLLVPQASRLNNIINRALEGSQRSSNNHSSLYISHLKCTSCGAPPPQHSEVCPNTPASCLAEDMMSELHSEYSDSSCENGTFFCNECDSKFADDGALKLHMLQTHSDKPYKCDRCQAVFRYKGNLASHKTVHTGEKPYRCNICGAQFNRPANLKTHTRIHSGEKPYRCETCGARFVQVAHLRAHVLIHTGEKPYPCEICGTRFRHLQTLKSHLRIHTGEKPYHCEKCNLHFRHKSQLRLHLRQKHGAITNTKIQYRTSTTELPTDSSKAC